One stretch of Pseudoramibacter sp. DNA includes these proteins:
- a CDS encoding acyl-CoA dehydratase activase-related protein, with protein sequence MAKPEPITVGIPRGLLYHRYGTLWQTYFKTLGINTVVSGPTDRVTAEAGAKAAADEMCLSLKVYLGHVASLIGKCDAVLVPRIVDFGIRRVMCTTFEGLPDIAANVFRDQRLKVLSYNVNVQGGVGHEEAMIAMGRALGFSRKAAKKAWKAGLAAQKARDGAAVERAEKQYKAPGLKIILGAHRYVTEDAYYGRPVIQYLKSKGVEVILADAVDRRSARRAARQFSPTMKWEVSREIAGSIAMHHSRADGIILMSVYPCALDSMVDDMIVRKLKDSGVPILVLTVDAQSGTAGLETRLESFLDILTLRRRAGKGENA encoded by the coding sequence ATGGCAAAGCCAGAACCTATCACCGTGGGGATTCCCCGGGGGCTTTTGTACCACCGGTACGGGACCCTGTGGCAGACCTATTTCAAGACCCTGGGCATCAATACCGTGGTGTCCGGTCCCACGGACCGGGTCACCGCCGAAGCCGGCGCCAAGGCGGCGGCGGACGAGATGTGCCTGTCTCTGAAAGTCTACCTCGGCCACGTCGCGTCCCTCATCGGGAAGTGCGACGCGGTGCTGGTGCCCCGGATCGTCGACTTCGGCATCCGCCGGGTCATGTGCACGACCTTTGAAGGGCTGCCGGACATCGCCGCCAACGTGTTCCGGGATCAGCGCCTCAAGGTGCTGTCCTACAACGTGAACGTCCAGGGAGGCGTCGGCCACGAAGAAGCCATGATCGCCATGGGCCGGGCGCTGGGTTTTTCCCGGAAGGCGGCGAAAAAGGCCTGGAAGGCGGGGCTCGCCGCCCAGAAGGCCCGGGACGGGGCGGCAGTCGAAAGGGCCGAAAAGCAGTACAAGGCGCCGGGGCTCAAGATCATTTTAGGCGCCCACCGCTACGTCACCGAAGACGCCTACTACGGCCGGCCGGTGATCCAGTATTTAAAGTCCAAGGGGGTTGAAGTCATTCTGGCCGACGCCGTGGACCGCCGGTCCGCCCGGCGCGCCGCCCGGCAGTTTTCCCCGACGATGAAATGGGAGGTGTCCCGGGAAATCGCCGGGTCCATCGCCATGCATCACAGCAGGGCCGACGGCATCATCCTCATGAGCGTCTACCCGTGCGCCCTGGATTCCATGGTGGACGACATGATCGTGCGCAAACTCAAGGACAGCGGCGTGCCGATTCTCGTGCTGACCGTGGACGCCCAGAGCGGCACCGCGGGCCTTGAAACCCGGCTGGAATCTTTTTTGGATATTCTGACCCTGCGCCGCAGGGCAGGAAAGGGGGAAAACGCATGA
- a CDS encoding folate family ECF transporter S component, whose amino-acid sequence MSSIHTIHTRRLVTAALFVALATILSFFSITVTSTLEIRFNSLAIAAAGILLGPWYGAAVGALSDIMGYMVHPSGAFFPGFTLSYALIGLIFGLIAHKQASVSRVLIAQAVVTVGIDMLLNTFWLSLMYGNAFVVLFGARLIKNVVLYPLYAFLLCVVAGPVRQRSAQFLTKLN is encoded by the coding sequence ATGTCATCAATCCATACCATCCACACCAGACGGCTCGTCACGGCCGCCCTTTTCGTCGCCCTGGCGACCATTCTGTCTTTCTTTTCCATCACCGTCACCTCGACTCTGGAAATCCGGTTCAACAGCCTGGCCATCGCCGCGGCGGGCATTCTCTTAGGCCCGTGGTACGGCGCCGCCGTGGGCGCCCTGTCCGACATCATGGGCTACATGGTCCACCCGTCCGGGGCCTTTTTCCCGGGCTTCACTTTGAGCTACGCCCTCATCGGCCTCATCTTCGGCCTCATCGCCCACAAACAGGCGTCGGTGTCCCGGGTGCTCATCGCCCAGGCCGTCGTCACCGTGGGCATCGACATGCTCCTGAACACCTTCTGGCTGTCCCTGATGTACGGCAACGCCTTCGTGGTGCTCTTCGGCGCCCGACTGATCAAGAACGTCGTCCTCTACCCGCTGTACGCCTTTCTCCTGTGCGTCGTCGCCGGCCCGGTGCGCCAGCGCTCCGCCCAGTTTCTCACGAAACTCAATTAA
- the ileS gene encoding isoleucine--tRNA ligase yields the protein MARKFSELSKAPVKEVETAIASKWEKEDILNKTIDAHAHDSNFVFFEGPPTANGKPGIHHVLARTLKDSVCKYQTMKGHRVLRKAGWDTHGLPVEIEVEKQLGIHNKPEIEDYGIAKFNKKCRESVFTYEAQWRELTKRMGYFIDLDHPYITLDNNYIETEWWILDQFYKKGLIYEGHKILPYCPRCGTGLASHEVAQGYQEIKTNTVTVAFKRKDADEYFLVWTTTPWTLAANIALCVNPEAVYVKAKSRGTVFICAESLAPRLLGDDYEVLETMKGKDLEYIEYEPIMPFVRPARGKGYYVTCADYVTTDDGTGIVHIAPAFGEDDYQVGRRYKLPVLQPVDLSGKYTATPWKGHFVMEEGLDIEIIKWLKEHNVLFKKEKVTHNYPHCWRCKTPLVYYAKPSWYIEITKLKDQLIQNNNGVKWFPPFVGEKRFGNWLENLNDWALSRSRYWGTPLNIWRCDDPDCGCTTTVGSRKELAERAIEDIDENIELHRPYVDDVHLTCPKCGGRMTRVPDVIDVWFDSGSMPFAQQHYPFENKDKWEDQFPADFICEGIDQTRGWFYSLLAISTFVTGKSPYKNVLVNDLVLDASGQKMSKSRGNTVNPFELFDKYGADALRWYLMYVSPAWTPTRFDESGLQEVRSKFFNTLKNTYAFFALYANTDGIDADAIATDAFAIDPKDRPVIDRWILSKYNRLVKNVTDAMDQYNHNTVVHLIQNFVNDDLSNWYIRRNRRRFWKSGMDDDKRAVYRTTYEVLEGLCRLCAPFAPFITEEMYHDLTGAESVHLTAYPVADESLISDAIEKPMDLVRDLVSLGRSAREDAKIKVRQPLTKVIIDGEYKTVLGDLTALLKEELNVKDVDFEDDLQSFLNFTVKPNFKVAGPILGPKVKLLGKAMAHIDAAALVAATSAGKHYPVEVEGDTIEVTPEMVDVRIAAKDGFDVQTDGEHFVILDMALTPELIAEGIARECISKVQQMRKNHDFEVTDHIAITYDADDEAAAAIESFGDLIKKETLAESLTPGDADEAQDLNGHDVKLSVKRL from the coding sequence ATGGCGAGAAAGTTTTCGGAACTGTCAAAGGCTCCGGTTAAAGAAGTCGAAACGGCCATCGCGTCGAAATGGGAAAAGGAAGATATTTTAAACAAAACCATCGACGCCCACGCCCACGACAGCAATTTTGTATTTTTTGAAGGGCCGCCGACGGCCAACGGCAAGCCCGGGATTCACCACGTCCTGGCGAGAACCCTGAAGGATTCGGTGTGCAAGTACCAGACCATGAAGGGCCACCGGGTGCTGCGCAAGGCCGGCTGGGACACCCACGGCCTGCCCGTCGAAATCGAAGTGGAAAAACAGCTGGGCATCCACAACAAGCCCGAAATCGAAGACTACGGCATCGCGAAGTTCAACAAGAAATGCCGGGAATCGGTGTTCACCTACGAAGCTCAGTGGCGGGAACTGACCAAGCGCATGGGCTATTTCATCGATCTGGACCATCCCTACATCACCTTGGACAACAATTACATCGAAACCGAATGGTGGATTCTCGATCAGTTTTACAAAAAGGGCCTGATTTACGAAGGCCACAAGATCCTGCCCTACTGCCCCCGCTGCGGCACCGGCCTCGCGTCCCACGAAGTGGCCCAGGGCTATCAGGAAATCAAGACCAACACGGTCACCGTCGCCTTCAAACGCAAGGATGCCGACGAATACTTCCTCGTGTGGACGACGACCCCGTGGACCCTCGCGGCCAACATCGCCCTGTGTGTGAACCCCGAAGCGGTCTACGTCAAGGCCAAGAGCCGGGGCACGGTGTTCATCTGCGCCGAAAGCCTGGCGCCGCGCCTCCTCGGCGACGACTACGAAGTCCTCGAAACCATGAAGGGCAAGGATCTCGAATACATCGAATACGAACCGATCATGCCCTTCGTCAGACCCGCAAGGGGCAAGGGCTATTACGTCACCTGCGCCGATTACGTCACCACGGATGACGGCACCGGCATCGTCCACATCGCCCCGGCCTTCGGGGAAGACGACTACCAGGTCGGCCGCCGCTACAAACTGCCGGTGCTCCAGCCGGTGGACCTCAGCGGCAAGTACACAGCGACGCCGTGGAAGGGCCACTTCGTCATGGAAGAAGGCCTGGACATCGAAATCATCAAATGGCTCAAAGAACACAACGTGCTGTTCAAAAAAGAAAAGGTCACCCACAACTACCCCCACTGCTGGCGCTGCAAGACCCCGCTGGTCTATTACGCGAAGCCGAGCTGGTACATTGAAATCACGAAATTGAAAGACCAGCTCATTCAAAACAACAACGGCGTGAAATGGTTCCCGCCCTTTGTCGGGGAAAAACGCTTCGGCAACTGGCTCGAAAACCTGAACGACTGGGCCCTGTCCCGGAGCCGCTACTGGGGGACGCCGCTCAACATCTGGCGCTGCGACGATCCGGACTGCGGCTGCACCACCACCGTCGGCAGCCGGAAGGAACTGGCCGAACGGGCCATCGAAGACATCGACGAAAACATCGAACTGCACCGCCCCTACGTGGACGACGTGCACCTGACCTGCCCGAAATGCGGCGGCCGCATGACCCGGGTGCCCGACGTCATCGACGTGTGGTTTGACTCCGGCTCCATGCCCTTCGCCCAGCAGCATTATCCCTTTGAAAACAAAGACAAATGGGAAGATCAGTTCCCGGCGGACTTCATCTGCGAAGGCATCGACCAGACCCGCGGCTGGTTCTACTCGCTGCTGGCGATCTCGACCTTCGTCACGGGCAAATCCCCGTATAAGAACGTCCTGGTCAACGACCTGGTCCTCGACGCCAGCGGCCAGAAGATGTCCAAGAGCCGCGGCAACACCGTGAACCCCTTTGAACTCTTCGACAAGTACGGCGCCGACGCCCTGCGCTGGTACCTGATGTACGTCAGCCCGGCCTGGACCCCGACCCGCTTCGACGAATCCGGCCTCCAGGAAGTGCGCAGCAAGTTCTTTAACACGTTGAAGAACACCTACGCCTTCTTCGCGCTGTACGCCAACACCGACGGCATCGACGCCGACGCCATTGCCACGGACGCCTTCGCCATCGACCCGAAGGACCGCCCGGTCATCGACCGCTGGATCTTAAGCAAGTACAACCGCCTCGTGAAGAACGTCACCGACGCGATGGATCAGTACAACCACAACACCGTGGTCCACTTGATCCAGAACTTCGTCAACGACGATCTGTCCAACTGGTATATCAGACGGAACCGCCGCCGTTTCTGGAAGTCGGGCATGGACGACGATAAGCGCGCCGTCTACCGCACCACCTACGAAGTCCTCGAAGGGCTGTGCCGCCTGTGCGCCCCCTTCGCGCCGTTCATCACCGAAGAAATGTATCACGACCTCACCGGCGCCGAATCGGTGCATCTGACCGCTTATCCGGTGGCGGACGAAAGCCTGATTTCCGACGCAATCGAAAAGCCGATGGATCTGGTGCGGGATCTCGTTTCCCTGGGCCGCTCCGCCCGGGAAGACGCCAAGATCAAAGTGCGCCAGCCTTTGACCAAGGTCATCATCGACGGAGAATACAAGACCGTCCTCGGGGACCTCACGGCACTGCTCAAAGAAGAACTCAACGTCAAGGACGTGGACTTCGAAGACGATCTCCAGTCCTTCCTGAACTTCACCGTGAAGCCGAACTTCAAGGTCGCCGGCCCGATCTTAGGGCCCAAGGTCAAGCTCTTGGGCAAGGCCATGGCCCACATAGACGCCGCCGCTCTCGTGGCTGCGACCTCCGCCGGCAAGCATTATCCGGTCGAAGTGGAAGGGGACACCATCGAAGTGACTCCGGAAATGGTCGACGTGCGCATCGCCGCGAAGGACGGCTTTGACGTCCAGACCGACGGCGAACACTTCGTCATCCTGGACATGGCCCTGACGCCGGAACTCATCGCCGAAGGGATCGCCCGGGAATGCATCTCCAAGGTGCAGCAGATGCGCAAGAACCACGACTTCGAAGTGACCGACCACATCGCCATCACCTACGACGCCGACGACGAAGCCGCCGCCGCCATCGAAAGCTTCGGGGATCTGATCAAGAAAGAAACCCTCGCCGAATCCCTGACACCGGGAGACGCCGACGAAGCCCAGGACCTCAACGGCCACGACGTCAAACTTTCGGTCAAGCGCCTGTAA
- a CDS encoding MATE family efflux transporter yields MNTTAKKAVTEDPLYRAPLKPLITHYAVPSIISMLVSAVYNITDQAFIGHVVGLVGNAATNVAFPMVTLTTAFALLIGNGMAAAYTMAIGGEKQDEAKRIAGTGTVMLIAAGAMIFTLIVGLKQPILILCGATKTVMPYASVYLKYTACGLPFLLFANAGASLIRADGSPNYAMAANVTGAVLNVGLDYVFMMVLHLGIRGAALATVIGQVLSFVLCIAYYPRMKCIDFSWKTLGYDPGTAAHIAKLGTANFINHLIMTLVNIVLNNQLTRYGALSPYGSDIPLAVAGVVSKLNVILAAFAVGLAQGCQPVVSFNMGAKNYPRVKAAYLTAVRQAVLVSCVAFAAFQLFPKQIAALFSPGNARYFEFAAKYLRIYMFMVFVYGVQPMTVNYFANIGSVSKGITLSVARQGFFLMPLLVFLPRLFGMNGVLFAGPVADALAFGLSVMLMKKNFAELDQMAAAESKA; encoded by the coding sequence ATGAACACAACAGCCAAAAAGGCCGTGACGGAGGACCCGCTGTACCGGGCACCCTTAAAGCCGCTGATCACCCATTACGCGGTGCCGTCGATCATCAGCATGCTGGTGTCGGCGGTGTACAACATCACGGACCAGGCCTTTATCGGGCACGTGGTGGGGCTCGTGGGCAACGCCGCCACCAATGTGGCCTTTCCCATGGTGACCCTGACCACGGCCTTTGCGCTCCTCATCGGCAACGGGATGGCGGCGGCCTACACCATGGCCATCGGCGGGGAGAAGCAGGACGAGGCGAAGCGCATCGCCGGCACGGGGACGGTGATGCTCATCGCCGCCGGGGCCATGATTTTCACCCTCATCGTCGGTCTCAAGCAGCCGATTTTGATTTTGTGCGGCGCCACGAAGACCGTCATGCCCTACGCCAGCGTCTATCTCAAGTACACGGCCTGCGGCCTGCCCTTCCTGCTCTTCGCCAACGCGGGGGCGAGCCTGATCCGCGCCGACGGCAGCCCCAATTACGCCATGGCCGCCAACGTGACCGGGGCGGTCCTCAACGTGGGGCTGGATTACGTGTTCATGATGGTCCTGCACCTCGGCATCCGGGGCGCGGCTCTGGCCACGGTCATCGGCCAGGTGCTTTCTTTTGTGCTGTGCATCGCCTATTACCCGCGGATGAAGTGCATTGATTTCAGCTGGAAGACTTTGGGGTACGACCCGGGGACTGCGGCCCACATCGCGAAGCTCGGCACGGCGAACTTCATCAACCATTTGATCATGACGCTGGTGAACATCGTCCTCAACAACCAGCTGACCCGCTACGGGGCCCTGTCCCCCTACGGCAGCGACATCCCCCTGGCGGTGGCCGGGGTGGTGTCCAAGCTCAACGTGATCCTCGCGGCCTTCGCCGTGGGGCTGGCCCAGGGCTGCCAGCCGGTGGTGAGCTTCAACATGGGGGCGAAAAACTACCCCCGGGTCAAAGCGGCTTACCTGACCGCCGTGCGCCAGGCGGTGCTCGTGAGCTGTGTCGCCTTCGCGGCCTTCCAGCTCTTTCCGAAGCAGATCGCAGCCCTGTTCAGCCCCGGCAACGCCCGGTACTTTGAATTCGCCGCCAAATACCTGCGCATCTACATGTTCATGGTCTTCGTCTACGGGGTGCAGCCCATGACCGTCAACTACTTCGCCAATATCGGCAGCGTCTCCAAGGGCATCACCCTGTCCGTGGCGCGCCAGGGCTTCTTCCTCATGCCCCTTCTGGTGTTTCTGCCGCGGCTCTTCGGCATGAACGGCGTGCTCTTCGCCGGGCCTGTGGCCGACGCTTTGGCCTTCGGCCTTTCGGTGATGCTCATGAAAAAGAATTTCGCGGAGCTGGATCAGATGGCGGCGGCTGAAAGCAAAGCTTAA
- the trmB gene encoding tRNA (guanosine(46)-N7)-methyltransferase TrmB: MHIRPRPWARPELEASSFFAAEPWTYKNHWRADYPKPDRPLYLELGCGKGQFIAKLSAAHPENNYLAVDMIDTMLGITRRNVVAERGGADPENLTLTAWDITRIDKILGPDDRIDGLYINFCNPWPKRKKHKKRLTHTRQLILYKAFLAPGAVLRFKTDDDGLFDDTLDYLKEAGFETETVIRNLHAHPVADDYPTEHEKMFAEKGIPIKYLQARMI; the protein is encoded by the coding sequence ATGCACATACGTCCTCGTCCCTGGGCCCGGCCCGAGCTGGAGGCCAGCTCCTTTTTCGCTGCCGAGCCCTGGACCTATAAAAATCACTGGCGGGCCGACTACCCGAAGCCGGACCGCCCCCTCTATTTAGAACTGGGCTGCGGCAAAGGCCAGTTCATCGCCAAGCTCTCCGCCGCCCATCCTGAAAACAACTACCTCGCCGTGGACATGATCGACACCATGCTCGGCATTACCCGGCGCAACGTCGTCGCCGAACGCGGCGGCGCCGATCCGGAAAATTTAACCCTCACCGCCTGGGACATCACCCGGATCGACAAAATTCTCGGCCCCGACGACCGCATCGACGGGCTGTACATCAATTTCTGCAACCCGTGGCCCAAGCGCAAGAAGCACAAGAAGCGCCTCACTCACACCCGCCAGTTGATCCTCTACAAGGCCTTTCTCGCCCCCGGCGCCGTGCTGCGTTTTAAAACCGACGATGACGGTTTGTTCGACGATACTTTGGATTATCTAAAAGAAGCGGGCTTCGAGACCGAAACCGTCATCCGAAATCTCCACGCGCATCCCGTGGCCGACGACTACCCCACCGAACACGAAAAGATGTTCGCCGAAAAGGGCATCCCCATTAAATATTTACAAGCCCGGATGATATAA
- a CDS encoding zinc-binding dehydrogenase, producing the protein MGQRTKAVRMYGAMDLRLEEFELPEIKDDEILAKIYSDSICMSTYKLAKQGKNHKRCPQNVDTNPVITGHEFAGVIVKVGKKWQDQFKPGMRFAQQPALNYKGSMDSPGYSYEFFGGDTEYCIFPHEAMEVGALMPFDGDSFYKASLGEPMSCSIGAFHGMYHTKQANYHHQMGLKPDGNVIIMGGCGPMGLGAVAYGCVCDYHPKRIVVTDVDDAKIARAKEVMPESKAAENGVELIYVNTAKMDDPKQGLLDISEGHGYDDAFVYVPIPAVATLCNSVLAYDGCMNFFSGPQDKTFSATVNLYDCHYNATHIMGTTGGNNDDMIEANELAAKGLIDPAIMVTHVGGIDSIAETTMNLPNIPGGKKLAYTQFNMPMTAIEDFGKLGEKDPFFKELDACCKAHHGLWNPEAERMIFKHFGVKIFGEDE; encoded by the coding sequence ATGGGACAGAGAACAAAAGCGGTCAGAATGTATGGCGCAATGGATTTAAGACTCGAAGAATTCGAATTGCCAGAAATCAAAGATGACGAAATTCTGGCCAAGATTTACAGCGACAGCATCTGCATGTCGACCTATAAACTCGCAAAACAGGGGAAAAACCACAAGCGCTGCCCCCAGAACGTGGACACCAACCCGGTCATCACCGGTCATGAATTTGCCGGTGTCATTGTCAAAGTCGGCAAGAAGTGGCAGGATCAGTTCAAACCGGGCATGCGCTTCGCACAGCAGCCGGCATTAAACTACAAAGGCAGCATGGATTCTCCGGGATATTCTTATGAATTCTTCGGCGGCGACACCGAATACTGCATCTTCCCCCACGAAGCGATGGAAGTCGGCGCGCTGATGCCTTTTGACGGGGACAGCTTTTACAAAGCGTCCCTTGGCGAACCGATGTCCTGCTCAATCGGCGCCTTCCACGGAATGTATCACACCAAGCAGGCCAATTATCATCATCAGATGGGCTTGAAGCCGGACGGCAACGTGATCATCATGGGCGGCTGCGGGCCGATGGGGCTCGGCGCAGTGGCGTACGGCTGTGTCTGCGACTATCATCCGAAACGCATCGTGGTGACCGACGTCGATGACGCGAAAATCGCCCGCGCAAAAGAAGTGATGCCGGAAAGCAAGGCGGCGGAAAACGGTGTGGAACTCATCTATGTCAATACGGCTAAGATGGACGACCCGAAACAGGGCCTGCTGGATATCTCCGAAGGCCACGGCTACGACGATGCCTTCGTATACGTGCCGATCCCGGCCGTTGCGACCCTCTGCAACTCGGTTTTGGCATACGACGGCTGCATGAACTTCTTCTCAGGGCCCCAGGACAAGACGTTCTCGGCAACGGTCAATCTCTACGACTGCCATTACAATGCGACCCACATCATGGGCACGACCGGCGGCAACAACGACGATATGATCGAAGCGAATGAACTCGCGGCGAAGGGCTTAATCGACCCGGCGATCATGGTCACCCACGTCGGCGGCATCGACTCCATTGCGGAAACGACGATGAACCTGCCGAACATTCCAGGGGGCAAAAAACTCGCGTACACGCAATTCAACATGCCGATGACGGCGATTGAAGACTTCGGCAAGCTCGGTGAAAAAGACCCGTTCTTTAAAGAACTCGACGCATGCTGCAAGGCCCATCACGGTTTGTGGAATCCTGAAGCGGAACGCATGATCTTCAAACACTTTGGGGTCAAGATTTTCGGCGAAGACGAATAA
- a CDS encoding PTS mannitol transporter subunit IICBA, translating into MKEKVQSFGRFLSGMVMPNIGAFIAWGLMAALFIDTGWLPNKELNTIVGPFLSYALPLLIAYTGGKMVGGQRGAVMGAIATMGVIQSNPGTTMLMGAMVMGPLAGWVIKQFDKAVDGKIKPGFEMLVNNFSVGIIGLLLAIVGYYIFGPIMAGLLAVLQAGANVLVKHSLLPLVSIFVEPAKVLFLNNAINHGIFTPLGAEQVKTAGKSIFYMIETNPGPGTGVLLAYWLFSKDKATKDSAPGALIVHLLGGIHEISFPYILMNPILLLATISGSFAAMMYNTIFHLGLNGPASPGSIIAFVGMAPKGSTFAVLLSAVIAAAVSFAIATPIIKFSSVKNSLDDAKDQMNTMKNSAKGLVHQGAEVDLRTLDQIVFACDAGMGSSAMGAAVMQRKLAEAGFNNIKVEHSSVSEIPDGTKFVICHQDLVERAKKSAPQARIVTITNFMNAPEYDQVVAEIVASRENKPEEAEAETNNTELEAQNDQIEAQLEAHEDYKGGVLIKKNILLNRPTQTKEEVIRDIGKIMYESGYTTEKYTEAMLEKEKVFNTAIGNNLAIPHGIEGMTGEILNAGLVIFTYPDGVDWGDGQTVKLIIGIASVGDEHVDTLARIAVACNSEEAVDKILQMSVDEVYNTFK; encoded by the coding sequence ATGAAAGAGAAAGTTCAATCGTTTGGCCGGTTTTTATCCGGGATGGTCATGCCCAACATCGGTGCGTTTATTGCATGGGGGCTGATGGCCGCATTGTTTATCGACACGGGCTGGCTGCCGAACAAGGAGCTCAACACGATTGTCGGACCGTTTTTGAGTTATGCTCTGCCGCTGCTGATCGCGTACACCGGCGGCAAGATGGTCGGCGGACAGCGCGGCGCCGTGATGGGTGCGATCGCCACGATGGGCGTCATCCAGTCGAATCCAGGCACCACAATGCTCATGGGCGCAATGGTCATGGGACCCCTCGCCGGCTGGGTCATCAAACAGTTTGATAAAGCGGTCGACGGCAAGATCAAGCCGGGATTCGAAATGTTGGTCAATAACTTTTCGGTCGGCATCATCGGATTGCTGCTCGCGATCGTCGGCTATTACATTTTCGGACCGATTATGGCCGGACTGCTCGCGGTCCTGCAGGCAGGCGCGAACGTTTTAGTCAAACACAGCCTGCTGCCCCTCGTTTCCATCTTTGTGGAACCGGCAAAAGTCCTGTTCCTGAACAACGCGATCAACCACGGCATCTTTACACCCCTTGGCGCTGAACAGGTCAAGACGGCAGGCAAGTCGATCTTCTACATGATCGAAACGAATCCGGGACCGGGAACCGGTGTCCTGCTCGCTTACTGGCTCTTCTCAAAAGACAAAGCCACGAAGGATTCAGCACCGGGTGCGCTGATCGTTCATCTGCTCGGCGGGATTCACGAAATTTCCTTCCCATATATTCTGATGAACCCGATTCTGCTGCTCGCGACGATTTCCGGCAGCTTTGCGGCTATGATGTACAATACGATTTTCCATTTGGGTCTCAACGGTCCGGCTTCACCGGGTTCGATTATCGCCTTTGTCGGCATGGCGCCGAAGGGCTCGACGTTCGCAGTGCTGCTGTCAGCCGTCATTGCGGCAGCCGTATCCTTCGCGATCGCAACGCCGATCATTAAATTCTCGAGTGTGAAAAACAGCCTGGACGATGCGAAAGACCAGATGAACACGATGAAAAACAGCGCGAAAGGTTTAGTCCATCAGGGGGCTGAAGTCGATTTGAGAACCCTCGATCAGATCGTATTTGCCTGCGACGCCGGCATGGGCTCATCGGCGATGGGCGCGGCGGTGATGCAGCGCAAACTTGCAGAAGCCGGATTTAACAACATTAAAGTCGAACACTCATCGGTTTCTGAAATTCCGGATGGCACGAAGTTCGTGATCTGCCATCAGGATTTGGTCGAACGGGCCAAGAAAAGTGCGCCCCAGGCCAGAATTGTGACCATTACGAATTTCATGAATGCGCCGGAATACGACCAGGTGGTCGCTGAAATCGTCGCATCCCGGGAAAACAAGCCGGAAGAAGCCGAAGCAGAAACAAACAATACAGAATTAGAAGCGCAAAATGATCAAATAGAGGCGCAGTTGGAAGCGCATGAAGATTACAAAGGCGGTGTGCTGATCAAGAAAAACATCCTCCTGAACCGCCCGACCCAGACCAAAGAAGAAGTCATTCGAGACATCGGCAAAATCATGTACGAAAGCGGCTATACCACTGAAAAATACACAGAGGCCATGCTCGAAAAAGAAAAAGTCTTTAACACGGCAATCGGCAACAATCTCGCGATTCCCCACGGGATCGAAGGGATGACCGGTGAAATCTTAAACGCCGGGCTCGTGATCTTCACGTATCCGGACGGCGTGGACTGGGGCGACGGCCAGACGGTAAAATTAATCATCGGGATCGCGTCGGTCGGCGACGAACATGTCGATACCCTGGCGAGAATCGCAGTGGCCTGCAACTCGGAAGAAGCTGTCGACAAGATTTTACAGATGAGCGTTGACGAAGTCTACAATACATTTAAATAA
- a CDS encoding DeoR/GlpR family DNA-binding transcription regulator, whose protein sequence is MANLTADRRNRMAQILLKNGSIKVGEMAEFFDVSTETIRKDIIYLEKMGIAEKNYGGAIPKVSAVEKPLNEKEWVHADEKAEIAAKAVAMIGEHDTVLLDAGSTTSAIAKQLTIKSDLTIITNSLDAAGILSESNHQVFLCGGKIRRSSHALIGGWLLDRLKNIRANIAFLGSDGFKNQNGPTTVSYDESCVKSWMLRAAEKTYVVADSTKCTTTAQFAYADWADVTGIITAGDHVETLKEMIHNATAVIDATNAK, encoded by the coding sequence ATGGCGAACTTAACGGCAGACCGGCGCAACCGCATGGCGCAGATCTTACTCAAAAACGGCAGCATCAAAGTCGGTGAAATGGCGGAATTTTTTGATGTCTCGACCGAAACGATCCGCAAAGATATCATTTATCTCGAAAAAATGGGCATCGCCGAAAAAAATTACGGCGGCGCGATCCCAAAGGTCAGTGCCGTCGAAAAGCCGCTGAATGAAAAAGAATGGGTTCACGCCGACGAAAAGGCTGAAATTGCCGCGAAGGCGGTTGCGATGATTGGCGAACACGACACGGTGCTCCTCGACGCGGGCAGCACGACCAGCGCCATTGCCAAGCAGCTGACGATCAAAAGCGACCTGACGATTATTACGAACTCCCTCGATGCTGCCGGCATTTTATCGGAATCCAATCATCAGGTTTTTCTCTGCGGCGGTAAAATCCGCAGAAGCTCCCACGCGCTGATCGGCGGCTGGCTCCTCGACCGCCTTAAAAATATCCGCGCGAACATCGCATTTTTAGGCTCTGACGGATTCAAAAATCAAAACGGGCCGACAACGGTTTCCTACGACGAATCCTGTGTCAAATCCTGGATGCTGCGCGCCGCTGAAAAGACGTACGTTGTGGCCGACAGCACAAAATGCACGACGACCGCGCAGTTTGCTTACGCGGACTGGGCTGACGTCACCGGCATCATTACGGCTGGTGATCATGTCGAGACTTTAAAAGAGATGATCCATAACGCGACGGCCGTCATTGACGCGACGAACGCAAAATAA